A single Vicinamibacterales bacterium DNA region contains:
- a CDS encoding Gfo/Idh/MocA family oxidoreductase: protein MPEPLRIAFLGCGFITRVHSRNLRRFRSEIVCGYASRDKAKAEEFCGKYRGTGSYADYAEAIADPNIDAVVVAVPPTYHLNLTLQALAAGKHVLVEKPAFPTMADYEVVREARDRAGRVVLVGENDHYKPLAITLRKLLADGVIGEMVFGHFSSIVKRLKTADDWRNDETIAGGDAFFEEGIHWLHLAASLGPNITSITGFKPAPSHEGPDRRAKSMLVAFNYDNGAVGALYYSREIPSLLRGLRLSKLYGRHGIITFESNGLGLLVRGTGFPRIIFPGFRDIRGYQAMYRDFRQSILTCTAPQMSLERAMDDQRLMDEIYQGRR, encoded by the coding sequence ATGCCCGAACCCCTCCGCATCGCCTTCCTCGGCTGCGGCTTCATCACCCGAGTGCACAGCCGGAACCTGCGACGGTTCAGGAGCGAAATCGTCTGCGGCTACGCCAGCCGCGACAAGGCCAAGGCCGAGGAGTTCTGCGGCAAGTACCGCGGCACCGGCAGCTACGCCGACTACGCCGAGGCCATCGCCGACCCGAACATCGACGCGGTGGTGGTCGCGGTTCCACCCACCTATCACCTGAACCTCACCCTGCAGGCGCTCGCGGCCGGCAAGCACGTGCTGGTCGAGAAGCCGGCCTTCCCGACCATGGCGGATTACGAGGTGGTGCGAGAGGCGCGCGACCGCGCCGGCCGCGTGGTGCTGGTGGGCGAGAACGACCACTACAAGCCACTCGCCATCACCCTCCGCAAGCTGCTCGCCGACGGCGTGATCGGCGAGATGGTGTTCGGCCACTTCAGCAGCATCGTCAAGCGCCTGAAGACCGCGGACGACTGGCGTAACGACGAGACCATAGCCGGCGGCGACGCGTTCTTCGAGGAAGGCATCCACTGGCTGCACCTCGCCGCCAGCCTCGGTCCGAACATTACCAGCATCACCGGCTTCAAGCCGGCGCCGTCGCACGAAGGCCCCGATCGCCGCGCGAAGAGCATGCTGGTGGCCTTCAACTACGACAACGGCGCCGTCGGCGCGCTCTACTACTCGCGCGAGATTCCGTCGTTGCTGAGGGGTCTGCGCCTGTCGAAGCTGTACGGGCGCCACGGCATCATCACGTTCGAATCCAACGGTCTCGGGCTGCTCGTGCGCGGCACGGGCTTCCCGCGCATCATCTTCCCCGGCTTCCGCGACATCCGCGGCTACCAGGCGATGTATCGCGACTTCCGCCAGTCGATCCTGACTTGCACGGCGCCTCAGATGAGTCTCGAGCGGGCGATGGACGATCAGCGATTGATGGACGAGATTTACCAGGGCCGCAGATGA
- a CDS encoding GMC family oxidoreductase, protein MQQFDIIIIGSGAGGGTVARALADTGAKILVLERGDAIPQEDQNWNPDAVWRELRYRTTETWLDESGAPFRPYTHYCVGGNTKFWGTVMYRLRPQDFKALEHMDGVSPAWPIDYDTLAPYYDRAEELYGVHGQHGVDPTEAPRGPYPYPPVPHARVVDEIVERLKRQGLHPSPLPLGLQEHCILCNTCNSFPCKIHAKSDAEICGVRPALARPNVELWTKATARRLITDASGKRIEAVEVERAGETLRVSAPLVIVSCGAVNSAALLLRSANDKHPDGLANSSGLVGKRYMAHLATMMQGFHPFRVNDTVFQKTVAINDFYLKGPSSRFPLGQIQSQGRTHGVMAQTVAPAIPLWAYEAWVARGVDWLAMTEDLPRVENRVTVEPNGKIRLQYKPNNLRAHEQLVAEARRILRKLGFWVVMTHSHKAKNTTHQCGTLVFGTDPRESVLDTYCRAHDVDNLFVVDASFFPSSAAVNPGLTIVAQALRAAEHIKRSIA, encoded by the coding sequence ATGCAACAGTTCGACATCATCATCATTGGTAGCGGCGCCGGCGGCGGCACCGTGGCCAGGGCGCTGGCCGACACCGGCGCGAAGATCCTCGTGCTCGAGCGCGGCGACGCCATCCCGCAGGAAGACCAGAACTGGAACCCCGACGCGGTGTGGCGGGAACTGCGCTACCGCACCACGGAAACCTGGCTGGATGAAAGCGGCGCGCCGTTCCGCCCCTACACGCACTACTGCGTCGGCGGGAACACCAAGTTCTGGGGCACGGTGATGTACCGGCTGCGTCCGCAGGACTTCAAGGCCCTCGAGCACATGGACGGCGTCTCGCCGGCGTGGCCGATCGACTACGACACGCTGGCGCCGTACTACGACCGTGCGGAGGAATTGTACGGAGTGCACGGCCAGCACGGCGTGGACCCGACCGAAGCGCCGCGGGGGCCGTATCCCTATCCGCCTGTCCCCCACGCCCGCGTCGTGGACGAGATTGTCGAACGACTGAAACGGCAGGGCCTGCACCCGTCGCCGCTGCCGCTCGGGCTGCAGGAGCACTGCATTCTCTGCAACACCTGCAACTCGTTCCCGTGCAAGATCCACGCGAAGAGCGATGCCGAGATCTGCGGCGTGCGGCCGGCCCTGGCGCGGCCCAACGTCGAGTTGTGGACCAAGGCGACGGCGCGCCGGCTGATCACGGATGCCAGCGGCAAGCGGATCGAGGCCGTGGAGGTCGAACGAGCGGGCGAAACCCTCCGCGTGTCGGCGCCGCTGGTGATCGTGTCGTGCGGTGCCGTGAACTCGGCGGCCCTTCTTCTGCGTTCGGCCAACGACAAGCATCCCGACGGCCTGGCCAACTCGTCGGGCCTGGTCGGCAAGCGCTACATGGCGCACCTCGCGACCATGATGCAGGGGTTTCACCCGTTCCGCGTCAACGACACCGTGTTCCAAAAGACGGTGGCGATTAACGACTTCTACCTGAAGGGCCCGAGCAGCCGCTTCCCTCTCGGCCAGATCCAGTCGCAGGGCCGCACGCACGGCGTGATGGCGCAGACGGTGGCGCCGGCGATTCCGCTCTGGGCGTACGAAGCGTGGGTCGCTCGCGGCGTCGACTGGCTGGCAATGACCGAGGACCTGCCACGCGTCGAGAACCGGGTGACGGTGGAGCCGAACGGCAAGATCCGGCTGCAGTACAAGCCGAATAACCTGCGCGCGCACGAGCAACTGGTTGCCGAGGCCAGGCGCATCCTGCGCAAGCTGGGTTTTTGGGTGGTGATGACGCACTCGCACAAGGCGAAGAACACCACGCACCAGTGCGGCACGCTGGTGTTCGGCACCGACCCGCGCGAGTCGGTGCTCGACACCTATTGCCGCGCCCACGACGTCGACAACCTGTTCGTCGTGGACGCGTCGTTCTTCCCCTCGTCTGCCGCGGTGAACCCGGGGCTGACGATCGTGGCGCAGGCGCTACGCGCCGCGGAGCACATCAAGCGGTCGATCGCGTAG
- a CDS encoding cupin domain-containing protein has translation MRQIICGVVVAIGVGWSVVAAQNAPQAAPVAPAPGSPATYKPANELADVLKAAVANAGGMTTSPVSNTDQYRVNVVHRVKPAGALAHAGNTELHYIIDGSATVVTGGTIVRGTGGAASATIANGVTQKVSKGDVIIVPANSPHWYSAVDGSVTYLEVRWLVPK, from the coding sequence ATGCGGCAAATCATTTGCGGGGTAGTGGTGGCGATCGGGGTTGGCTGGTCCGTGGTGGCGGCGCAGAACGCGCCCCAGGCGGCGCCTGTGGCTCCCGCGCCGGGCTCGCCCGCCACCTACAAGCCGGCGAACGAGCTCGCCGACGTGCTCAAGGCGGCGGTGGCGAACGCCGGTGGGATGACGACCTCGCCGGTGTCGAATACGGACCAGTACCGCGTCAACGTGGTCCACCGCGTGAAGCCCGCGGGAGCGCTCGCCCACGCCGGCAATACCGAACTGCACTACATCATCGATGGTTCCGCGACCGTCGTCACCGGCGGCACCATCGTGCGTGGCACGGGCGGCGCGGCGTCGGCCACCATCGCGAACGGCGTCACGCAGAAGGTGTCGAAGGGCGACGTGATCATCGTTCCCGCCAACTCCCCGCACTGGTATTCCGCCGTCGACGGTTCGGTCACCTACCTCGAAGTCCGCTGGCTCGTCCCGAAATAG
- a CDS encoding DUF1810 domain-containing protein, with the protein MTLPDPHFLSRFVQAQADDYAQALSEIRSGRKRSHWMWYIFPQYDGLGSSATARHYAIKSLAEAEAYLRHPVLGPRLLECAEAALAVEGRSAAEMFGFPDDIKLRSCATLFALVSPSGSVFERLLDTYFDGERDDKTVRLAGR; encoded by the coding sequence GTGACGTTGCCGGATCCCCATTTCCTGAGTCGTTTCGTCCAGGCGCAAGCGGATGACTACGCGCAAGCGCTGTCGGAGATTCGAAGCGGCCGGAAGCGGTCGCACTGGATGTGGTACATCTTTCCGCAGTACGACGGGTTGGGATCGAGCGCGACCGCCAGGCATTACGCCATCAAGAGCCTCGCGGAAGCGGAAGCATACCTGCGTCATCCCGTTCTCGGGCCGCGGTTGCTGGAGTGTGCGGAGGCGGCCCTGGCCGTCGAGGGCCGGTCGGCCGCCGAGATGTTCGGGTTTCCGGACGACATCAAGCTGCGATCGTGCGCAACTCTCTTCGCGTTGGTGTCGCCGTCCGGGTCGGTGTTCGAGCGGTTGCTCGACACGTACTTCGATGGCGAGCGCGACGACAAGACGGTTCGTCTGGCCGGCCGGTAG
- a CDS encoding kelch repeat-containing protein — protein MPTLVRLLTLVLGLALPALVSAQTFTPTGSMATGRYMHQATKLADGRVLITGGADESAAPATCRSSAEIYDPATGAFSLTGSMVKARYGHRATLLASGKVLITGGYGCPGYVLASELFDPVTDTFTLIGNLTVQRHMHTSTLLPNGKVLLTGGVYQVSLSVTAELYDPIANAFTATGNMNVSRMGHRATALANGSILITGGYGPSPALASAEMYNPATGVFSSTGSMGGARRDHLTALLTDGRVLVAGGSSDQLGGAVLASAETYDSSTGLFTPTGSLVTARYDVNDSIATVLGDGTVLVTAAGFAAYGTTLASAEIYDPLAGNFSAVANLVTSRMGHTSTRLPSGDVLIVGGWLSPNSLKSAEIYDGPIVPVGIPGPPGPQGPAGPQGPQGVQGPAGPQGPQGPIGLTGGDGAAGPQGTTGPTGPQGPQGLPGADGAAGPQGVAGQTGSAGAQGPTGNDGATGSQGPTGPAGPQGPMGLTGADGAGGPQGATGPTGPQGTQGLPGADGAAGLQGVAGPTGPQGAAGPQGPMGPQGVAGPGSPAGSYLYLPVGVPAPAGYALVGTFVEERIDPPGARNRRFRLVIALWQKP, from the coding sequence ATGCCCACGCTCGTACGGTTGCTGACCCTTGTATTAGGTCTGGCCCTCCCGGCCCTCGTTTCAGCACAGACCTTCACGCCCACCGGCAGCATGGCCACCGGACGATACATGCACCAGGCGACCAAGCTCGCTGATGGCCGTGTCTTGATCACCGGTGGCGCTGATGAGAGTGCCGCCCCTGCCACCTGCCGGAGTTCCGCGGAGATCTACGACCCTGCGACCGGCGCCTTCTCGCTGACAGGTTCGATGGTGAAGGCCCGTTACGGCCACCGGGCCACGTTGTTGGCGAGCGGCAAGGTCTTGATCACCGGGGGATATGGTTGCCCCGGCTACGTGCTGGCGTCGGAGTTGTTCGATCCCGTCACGGATACCTTCACGCTGATTGGCAACCTCACCGTGCAACGGCACATGCACACCAGCACCTTGTTGCCCAACGGCAAAGTGCTGCTGACGGGTGGGGTCTACCAGGTGAGTCTGTCGGTGACCGCGGAACTCTACGACCCGATCGCCAATGCGTTCACCGCGACCGGCAACATGAACGTGAGCCGCATGGGTCACCGGGCGACAGCACTTGCCAATGGCTCGATCCTGATCACCGGGGGCTACGGCCCATCGCCCGCGCTGGCGTCCGCCGAGATGTACAACCCGGCGACCGGGGTCTTCTCATCGACCGGGAGCATGGGGGGCGCGCGCCGGGACCACCTCACCGCCCTGTTGACTGATGGGCGCGTGCTTGTCGCCGGCGGCTCATCAGACCAGTTGGGCGGGGCCGTTCTCGCCAGTGCCGAGACTTATGACTCGTCCACTGGCCTGTTCACGCCGACGGGCAGCCTGGTGACGGCGCGGTACGACGTGAACGACAGCATCGCGACCGTGCTTGGCGACGGCACTGTGCTGGTCACGGCAGCCGGGTTTGCCGCCTATGGAACGACACTGGCATCGGCGGAGATCTACGATCCGTTAGCCGGCAACTTTTCTGCCGTCGCGAACCTCGTGACGTCGCGAATGGGCCACACATCCACGCGCTTGCCGAGCGGTGACGTGCTCATCGTCGGCGGGTGGTTGTCGCCAAACTCCCTCAAGAGCGCTGAGATCTACGACGGTCCGATCGTGCCGGTCGGGATCCCGGGACCTCCGGGGCCACAGGGTCCTGCCGGTCCGCAGGGACCTCAGGGCGTTCAAGGTCCCGCGGGTCCTCAGGGGCCGCAAGGGCCAATCGGCTTGACTGGCGGGGACGGCGCGGCCGGCCCGCAAGGAACGACTGGTCCGACGGGCCCACAGGGGCCACAAGGATTGCCGGGTGCAGACGGTGCTGCGGGTCCGCAAGGCGTTGCTGGCCAGACGGGTTCCGCAGGTGCGCAAGGCCCCACCGGCAACGACGGCGCGACCGGCTCGCAGGGCCCGACCGGTCCTGCCGGTCCGCAAGGTCCCATGGGATTGACTGGCGCGGACGGTGCGGGTGGCCCCCAAGGAGCGACTGGTCCGACAGGCCCACAGGGAACCCAGGGCCTGCCCGGCGCGGATGGTGCTGCCGGTTTGCAGGGCGTCGCAGGCCCAACCGGTCCTCAAGGTGCCGCCGGTCCGCAAGGCCCGATGGGTCCACAAGGCGTTGCGGGCCCGGGCTCGCCCGCAGGCTCGTATCTCTACTTGCCTGTCGGCGTTCCAGCTCCGGCCGGATACGCGTTGGTGGGAACGTTCGTGGAAGAGCGGATCGATCCACCTGGCGCGCGCAATCGGCGGTTCCGGCTTGTGATTGCGTTGTGGCAGAAGCCGTAG
- a CDS encoding carboxypeptidase-like regulatory domain-containing protein: MIDAASAEPLGAVVVRLFDPRSMRAAERKTTSEGTYEFAGIADGSYTVTASSETHGRSCYGAVDRYRMQCVSVSVVRDQRLSAVDFRMPRGASIRGVVLDHEGRPVAGAGVASQLGIASGNRAVTARDGSFELTNLMPGEDRLAVQPPATPGASQPPLAFYPLGGQFLEVASGERITGVTIVLPYIAFSSITANVSSSTSDITDVTAMVASATPRMSRRLDLSAEGTGTIDGLREGRYFVYARAQTPRGTVAAFEVVDLVEGGYDVALRLAPIGRITGRIVAERGGIPPVDGLRVEAVWVYDGVSVEPLGRDEVDVGPDGHFEIDRLFGTRILQISGLSPEWRVQAVRHGRTDVISAGVDVAAAATVDVIIVVSRQ, translated from the coding sequence GTGATCGATGCCGCGTCCGCTGAGCCGCTGGGCGCGGTCGTCGTGCGTCTATTCGATCCGCGGTCGATGCGCGCAGCCGAGCGGAAGACCACGAGCGAAGGCACTTACGAGTTTGCCGGCATCGCGGATGGCTCATACACGGTGACCGCGTCGAGCGAGACCCACGGACGCAGCTGTTACGGCGCCGTCGATCGATATCGGATGCAATGCGTGAGCGTCTCGGTCGTCCGCGATCAGCGGCTGTCCGCAGTCGACTTTCGGATGCCGCGCGGCGCCAGTATCAGGGGCGTGGTGCTCGATCACGAAGGCCGCCCCGTTGCCGGTGCCGGTGTCGCCAGCCAACTTGGCATTGCGTCCGGCAATCGAGCGGTCACAGCGCGCGATGGGTCCTTCGAGTTGACTAACCTCATGCCCGGCGAAGACCGGCTGGCGGTGCAGCCACCGGCGACACCTGGTGCATCTCAACCACCGCTGGCGTTCTATCCGCTGGGTGGGCAATTCCTCGAGGTCGCGTCTGGCGAGCGGATTACCGGCGTCACGATTGTGTTGCCGTATATTGCCTTCAGTTCCATCACGGCGAATGTCTCGTCCTCGACATCTGACATCACAGACGTCACCGCGATGGTGGCGTCCGCGACACCGCGAATGTCGCGGCGACTCGACTTGTCGGCCGAAGGCACAGGCACGATTGACGGACTGCGCGAGGGTCGTTACTTCGTCTACGCAAGGGCACAGACGCCACGAGGCACCGTGGCCGCGTTCGAGGTGGTCGACCTCGTCGAGGGCGGCTACGACGTGGCGCTGCGGTTGGCGCCCATCGGGCGCATCACTGGCAGGATCGTGGCTGAACGCGGCGGCATTCCTCCAGTTGACGGCTTGCGGGTCGAGGCAGTCTGGGTTTACGACGGCGTGAGTGTCGAACCGCTGGGACGAGACGAGGTTGACGTCGGTCCGGACGGGCACTTCGAAATCGACCGGCTATTTGGCACGCGGATACTTCAGATCAGCGGGCTGTCGCCCGAGTGGCGAGTTCAAGCCGTGCGTCATGGACGCACTGACGTCATCTCAGCCGGTGTGGACGTTGCAGCCGCAGCCACGGTCGACGTCATCATCGTCGTCTCCCGGCAGTAG